Below is a window of Ralstonia nicotianae DNA.
ACGGCGGGGCTGCGCGGCTACGCCTATGTGTCGGCCTACGCGGCGGCCAAGCACGGCGTGATCGGCCTGACGCGCTCGCTGGCGCTGGAGCTGGCCGCGCGCGGCGTGACCGTCAACGCCGTCTGCCCCGGCTACACCGATACCGACATCGTGCGCGAGAGCATCGACCGCATCGTCGCCCGCACCGGCCGCAGCGCCGAGCAAGCGCGCGCCGAGCTGGTCAGGGGCAATCCGCAGGGCCGGCTGGTGACGCCGGAAGAAGTGGCCGACGCCGTGGCGTGGCTCTGCTCGGGCGGCGCGGCGTCGATCAATGGGCAGGCCATTTCGGTCTCGGGTGGGGAGGTCATGTGAGCCGGCCCCGCAAGACCGCCCTGGCCGCGCGCGCCACCGGCCACCACAAGGTGGTGCAGGCCCTCGGCGATGCGCGCATCGGCCTGGAGGCCCGCGCCCACGTCGACGACCACATGGACGTGAAGATCTGGCTGCGCCTGCTGGCCTGCAGCACGCAGATCGAACAGCAGATCCGCCAGCGCCTGCGCGCGCGCTTCAACACCACGCTGCCGCGCTTCGACTACCTGGCCCAGCTCGAGCGCCATCCGGACGGCCTGCGCATGAGCGTGCTGTCGCGCTACCTGATGGTGACCGGCGGCAACGTGACCGGCCTGACCGACCAGCTGGAGAAGGAGGGGCTTGTCAAACGCGAGGCGGATCCGGATGATCGCCGCTCTTTTCGCGTGCGGCTGACCCCGGCGGGCCGCGGCCATTTCGCCACGATGGCCGCCGAGCACGAGCGCTGGCTGATCGGGATGTTCGACGGCCTGGGCGCCGCGAACAAGGACGCGCTGTATGCGCAGCTGGGCAGCCTGCGCGTGCACCTGGCGCGGCGCGAGACCGAACTGAGCGAGCCCGACGCCCTCGACGAACCCGTTTCTTCAACCCGATCCCGACCATGACCGACTGCATCGACCCGGCCCTGCTGGCCGGCAACCGCCGCCCGCTGGCGGGCTACCAGGCCACGCACTTCCTGTGGCGCGTGCAGGGCAGCGTGGCCACCGTCACGCTCAACCGGCCCGAGCGCAAGAACCCGCTGACCTTCGATTCGTACGCCGAGCTGCGCGACCTGTTCCACCAGCTCAAGTGGGCGGACGACGTCAAGGCCGTCGTGCTGGCCGGCGCCGGCGACAACTTCTGCTCCGGCGGCGACGTGCACGAGATCATCGGCCCGCTGGTGCAACTCAAGGCGCCCGAACTGCTGATGTTCACGCGCATGACCGGCGAGCTCGTCAAGGCCATGCGCGCCTGCCCGCAGCCCATCGTCGCCGCCGTGGACGGCGTGTGCGCGGGCGCGGGCGCGATCCTGGCGATGGCCTCCGACCTGCGCCTGGGCACCGCGCGCAGCAAGACGGCATTCCTCTTCAACCGCGTCGGCCTGGCCGGCTGCGACATGGGCGCGTGCGCGATGCTGCCGCGCATCATCGGCCAGGGCCGCGCGAGCGAGCTGCTCTACACCGGCCGCGCCATGCGCGGCGAGGAGGGCGAGCGCTGGGGCTTCTTCAACCGCCTGTGCGAGCCGGCCGAGGTGCTGGGCGAGGCGCAGGCGCTGGCCGCCGACCTGGCCGCCGGCCCGACCTTCGCCAACGGCATCACCAAGACCATGCTGCACCAGGAATGGACCATGACGATCGAGCAGGCGCTGGAGGCCGAAGCCCACGCCCAGGCGCTCTGCATGCTGACCGAGGATTTCTCGCGCGCGTACCACGCGTTCGTCGCCAGGCAGACACCGGTGTTCGAGGGCAACTGACATGAGCGACCTGGACTACCTGCAGTGGCCCTTCTTCGATGACCGGCATCGCGGCCTGGCGGCCGAGCTCGATGCCTGGGCAGCCGAACACATTCCGCACGGCCACGGCGCCGACGTCGATGCCGAATGCCGCGCGCTGGTGCGCCTGCTCGGCCAGGCCGGCTGGCTGCGCCACGCGGTGGGCGGCACCGCGCATGGCGGCGCCGCCGAGGCCATCGACACGCGCGCCATCTGCCTGATCCGCGAGACGCTGGCGCGCCACTCGGGCCTGGCCGATTTCGCGTTCGCGATGCAGGGGCTGGGCTCCGGCGCGATCTCGCTGCACGGCACGCCGGCGCAGCGCGCGCGCTACCTGGCGAAGGTGGCGCGCGGCGAGGCCATCGCCGCGTTCGCGCTGTCCGAGCCCGAGGCCGGCTCCGACGTGGCCGCCATGGCGTGCGCCGCGCGCGCGGACGGCGACAGCTACGTGCTCGACGGCGAGAAGACGTGGATCTCCAACGGCGGCATCGCCGATTTCTACGTCGTCTTCGCCCGCACCGGCGAGGCGCCGGGCGCGCGCGGCATCAGCGCGTTCATCGTCGAGGCGGGCACGCCGGGCTTCGAGATCGCCGAGCGCATCGACGTGATCGCGCCGCATCCGCTGGCGCGCCTGCGCTTCACCGATTGCCGCATCCCGGCCGGCCAGCGCGTGGGCGCGGCCGGCGAGGGCTTCAAGGTGGCGATGCGCACGCTGGACGTGTTCCGCACCTCGGTGGCCGCCGCCGCGCTCGGCTTCGCGCGCCGCGCGCTGGACGAAGCGCTGGCGCGCGCCACCACCCGCAAGATGTTCAACGGCGTGCTGGCCGACTTCCAGCTCACGCAGGCCAAGCTCGCGCAGATGGCCACCGCCATCGACAGCGCCGCGCTGCTGACCTACCGCGCCGCGTGGCAGCGCGACCAGGGCCGCAGCGTCACGCGCGAGGCCGCCATGGCCAAGATGACCGCCACCGAGAACGCCCAGCAGGTGATCGACGCCGCCGTGCAGATGTGGGGCGGCCTGGGCGTGGTCAGCGAGCAGCCGGTCGAGCGCCTGTACCGCGAGATCCGCGCGCTGCGCATCTACGAAGGCGCGACCGAGGTGCAGCAGCTCATCATCGCGCGCGACCTGCTGCGCCATGCGGCCCAGGGCACGGCCCCGGCTGCGGCCGCCACCGCGTCTTGACCCCCGCCCGCGACGGAGAGCCCGCCATGCCCAGCGCCCACCTCGACACCTTCGCCCGCGACCGCCTGCCGCCGCCGGCGCTCCAGCCGGTCTACCGCTTCGATCTGCCGGCGCTGCGGTTCCCGCCCCAGCTCAATTGCGCGACTGAACTGCTGGACCGGCGCGTTGCCGGCGGCGAGGGCGACCGCCTGTGCATCCAGGCGCCGGGCGGCTTGCGCTGGCGCTACGCCGATCTGCTCGAACATGCCAACCGCTTGGCCAACGTGCTCGTCCGGGACATGGGCGTGGTGCCCGGCAACCGCGTGCTGCTGCGCGCGCCCAACAACCCGATGCTGGCGGCCTGCTGGTTCGCGGTGATGAAGGTGGGCGCGATCGCCGTGACCACCATGCCGCTGCTGCGCGCCAAGGAGCTCGGGCAGATCCTGGCCAAGGGCGAGATCGGCTTCGCCCTGTGCGATGCGCGGCTGGCCGACGAGCTGCGCGCCGCCGCCGATCAGGTGGCCATGCCGGTGCGCATCCGCTGCTTCAACGACGCCTCGCCCGACGGCCTGGAAGTGGCGATGGCGCGCCAGAGCGCCACCTTTACCAACGTCGACACGGCGGCCGACGACACCTGCCTGCTGGCCTTCACCTCGGGCACCACCGGCGTGCCCAAGGCGACCATGCACTTCCACCGCGACGTGATGGCGATCTGCGCCTGCTGGCCGCCGCACGTGCTGCGCCCGCGTCCGGACGACATCTTCATCGGCAGCCCGCCGATGGCGTTCACCTTCGGGCTGGGCGGCCTGCTGCTGTTTCCGATGAGCGTGGGGGCGTCGACGGTGCTGCTGGAGAAGGCTTCGCCCAACGACCTGGTGGACGGCATCCGCGCTTTCGGCGCCACTGTGCTGTTCACCGCGCCGACCACCTACCGCAGCATCGCCGCGCGCGGGGACGAGCTGCGCGCCACGCCGCTGCGCCGCTGCGTCTCCGCCGGCGAGGCGCTGCCCGCCGCCACACGCGCGCGGTGGAAGCAGGCCACCGGCATCGAACTGATCGACGGCATTGGCGCGACCGAGATGCTGCATATCTTCATCTCCGCCGCCGACGGCGACGTGCGCCCCGGCGCCACCGGCAAGCCGGTGCCCGGCTATGTCGCCCGCGTGGTGGATGAGCACGGCAACACGGTGCCACCCGGCACGGTCGGCCGGCTCGCGGTGCAGGGCCCGACCGGCTGCCGCTACCTGGCCGACGAGCGTCAGCGCAACTACGTGAAAGACGGCTGGAACCTGACCGGCGACGCCTACGTGATGGACGAGGACGGCTATTTCCACTACCACTCGCGCACCGACGACATGATCGTCTCGTCGGGCTACAACATCGCCTCGCCCGAGGTGGAGGACGCGCTGATGCAGCATCCGGCCGTGGCCGAGTGCGGTGTGATCGGCGTGCCGGACGCGGAGCGCGGACAGATCGTCAAGGCTTTCGTCGTGCTGCACCCGGGCCACGAACCCGGGCCGGCGATGGTCAAGGCGCTGCAGGACTTCGTCAAGCAGACCGTGGCCCCGTACAAGTACCCGCGCGCCATCGAGTTCTGCACGAGCCTGCCGCGCAGCGAAGTCGGCAAGCTGCTGCGCTATCGGCTGCGCGAGGGCAAGCCGTCATGACGGCGCACTTCGAGCGCGCCGCGCGCATCCGCTTCGGCCACTGCGATCCGGCCGGCATCGTGTATTTCCCGCAATACCTGGTGCTGTTCAACGGCTTGGTCGAGGATTGGTTTACCGACGGCCTGGGCATCTCGTACGCCGACATGCTCGGCCCGCGCCGCATCGGGCTGCCGATCGTCAAGCTGCACTGCGAATTCAGCGCCATCAGCCGCATGGGCGATGACGTGCAGCTCAAGCTGCGGCTGGAGCGGCTGGGCAATGCGTCGCTATCGCTGGCCCTGGACTGCTGGGCCGGCGAGCAGCAACGCGTGCGCTCGCAGCAGGTGCTGGTGTTCACCGATCTCAATACGCATCGTGCCATTGCGGTGCCGCCGGATGTGCGGCAGGCGCTGGCCGCGTGCGCCTGATCACGACAACAACCAGGGAACAGATCCATGCAGGTGCTTCTTCCTCCCGGCTGGCCGCGCCCGAAGGGCTATGCCAACGGCGTGTCCGCGCGCGGACGCATGATTTTCGTGGCCGGCATGATCGGCTGGGACGCGCAAGGCGTGTTCCACACCGACGACCTGGCCGGCCAGGTGCGCCAGGCGCTGCGGAACATCGTCGAGGTCCTCGCCGAGGGCGGCGCCGAGCCCGGGCACATCGTGCGCATGACCTGGTACGTGACCGACAAGCAGGCCTACATCGCAGCCTATGCGGAGATCGGCCAGGCCTTCCGCGAGCTGATCGGCAGCTTCAGCATCGCCATGACGGCGGTGGAAGTGTCGGCGCTGGTGGAGGACCGCGCCAAGGTGGAGATCGAGGTGACGGCGGTGGTGCCGGATTGAGGCGAAATGGCGGCAAGAAACAGGCCCGAACGCAACGGGTCGAGGCAAGCTTGGCAGCAAGCGGCGCCTTGTCGTAGACGCCCAAGGTCGTCCACTGACAGTCACGGTGACGAGCGCGAACAGGCACGATTCGATGGCGTTCGAATCCATGCGGGCTCAA
It encodes the following:
- a CDS encoding MarR family winged helix-turn-helix transcriptional regulator; the protein is MSRPRKTALAARATGHHKVVQALGDARIGLEARAHVDDHMDVKIWLRLLACSTQIEQQIRQRLRARFNTTLPRFDYLAQLERHPDGLRMSVLSRYLMVTGGNVTGLTDQLEKEGLVKREADPDDRRSFRVRLTPAGRGHFATMAAEHERWLIGMFDGLGAANKDALYAQLGSLRVHLARRETELSEPDALDEPVSSTRSRP
- a CDS encoding enoyl-CoA hydratase family protein, translated to MTDCIDPALLAGNRRPLAGYQATHFLWRVQGSVATVTLNRPERKNPLTFDSYAELRDLFHQLKWADDVKAVVLAGAGDNFCSGGDVHEIIGPLVQLKAPELLMFTRMTGELVKAMRACPQPIVAAVDGVCAGAGAILAMASDLRLGTARSKTAFLFNRVGLAGCDMGACAMLPRIIGQGRASELLYTGRAMRGEEGERWGFFNRLCEPAEVLGEAQALAADLAAGPTFANGITKTMLHQEWTMTIEQALEAEAHAQALCMLTEDFSRAYHAFVARQTPVFEGN
- a CDS encoding acyl-CoA dehydrogenase family protein, translating into MSDLDYLQWPFFDDRHRGLAAELDAWAAEHIPHGHGADVDAECRALVRLLGQAGWLRHAVGGTAHGGAAEAIDTRAICLIRETLARHSGLADFAFAMQGLGSGAISLHGTPAQRARYLAKVARGEAIAAFALSEPEAGSDVAAMACAARADGDSYVLDGEKTWISNGGIADFYVVFARTGEAPGARGISAFIVEAGTPGFEIAERIDVIAPHPLARLRFTDCRIPAGQRVGAAGEGFKVAMRTLDVFRTSVAAAALGFARRALDEALARATTRKMFNGVLADFQLTQAKLAQMATAIDSAALLTYRAAWQRDQGRSVTREAAMAKMTATENAQQVIDAAVQMWGGLGVVSEQPVERLYREIRALRIYEGATEVQQLIIARDLLRHAAQGTAPAAAATAS
- a CDS encoding AMP-binding protein; its protein translation is MPSAHLDTFARDRLPPPALQPVYRFDLPALRFPPQLNCATELLDRRVAGGEGDRLCIQAPGGLRWRYADLLEHANRLANVLVRDMGVVPGNRVLLRAPNNPMLAACWFAVMKVGAIAVTTMPLLRAKELGQILAKGEIGFALCDARLADELRAAADQVAMPVRIRCFNDASPDGLEVAMARQSATFTNVDTAADDTCLLAFTSGTTGVPKATMHFHRDVMAICACWPPHVLRPRPDDIFIGSPPMAFTFGLGGLLLFPMSVGASTVLLEKASPNDLVDGIRAFGATVLFTAPTTYRSIAARGDELRATPLRRCVSAGEALPAATRARWKQATGIELIDGIGATEMLHIFISAADGDVRPGATGKPVPGYVARVVDEHGNTVPPGTVGRLAVQGPTGCRYLADERQRNYVKDGWNLTGDAYVMDEDGYFHYHSRTDDMIVSSGYNIASPEVEDALMQHPAVAECGVIGVPDAERGQIVKAFVVLHPGHEPGPAMVKALQDFVKQTVAPYKYPRAIEFCTSLPRSEVGKLLRYRLREGKPS
- a CDS encoding acyl-CoA thioesterase, which translates into the protein MTAHFERAARIRFGHCDPAGIVYFPQYLVLFNGLVEDWFTDGLGISYADMLGPRRIGLPIVKLHCEFSAISRMGDDVQLKLRLERLGNASLSLALDCWAGEQQRVRSQQVLVFTDLNTHRAIAVPPDVRQALAACA
- a CDS encoding RidA family protein — protein: MQVLLPPGWPRPKGYANGVSARGRMIFVAGMIGWDAQGVFHTDDLAGQVRQALRNIVEVLAEGGAEPGHIVRMTWYVTDKQAYIAAYAEIGQAFRELIGSFSIAMTAVEVSALVEDRAKVEIEVTAVVPD